The following coding sequences lie in one Amycolatopsis cihanbeyliensis genomic window:
- a CDS encoding DUF2264 domain-containing protein → MKLPPEDRALSPYTGYTRNHWVAAADGLLEAAWRWSTPGGALLDLPGPASANGARSDGLEGFARTFLAAGFRVAGEAGADPHGWLDRYARGLDAGTRTPGRDGAESWPVILDYDVAGQPMVESASVALGLRLTRPWLWDTLDGRVRDRIEGWLRGALRHVPSPNNWHLFPYTVAGFLESVGRGDAETARARDRALELLEGWYRGHGWYADGDGRAFDYYNGWALHLYPVLDAHLAGVPTALGARLREHLGAFALWFGGDGSPIHFGRSLTYRFGAGAAVGLGAITAETPLRPGVSRRLLSGALRYFVDRGAVGEDGLLSLGWHGPHRPTVQFYSGPGSPYWASKAFVCLLAPPQHPLWTAREEPAPSEVADTALALPTPGLLLQSTASDGVVRLHNHGSDHVRPREAEAADGDDPHYGRFAYSTRTGPTTRGNVADNHFAVVVGGVRSVRRRIHPLGAGQGDGWGWGASWHRPIFGRGPAAVPGLRVESVTVARGRDEVRVHRVVGAPPGARAEQTGWATGPGESVLRPLAGWSRQDEVRAPHGTAYVPWAVLPCLSADVLGTGVLAALAVLGAEAGDPVASATIDGVEIRWPDGFAVAIRFDPLDVVPG, encoded by the coding sequence GTGAAGCTGCCGCCTGAGGACCGGGCGCTGAGTCCGTACACCGGCTACACCAGGAACCACTGGGTCGCCGCCGCGGACGGGCTGCTGGAGGCCGCGTGGCGGTGGTCCACCCCCGGCGGGGCACTGCTCGACCTGCCTGGGCCCGCCTCGGCGAACGGCGCCCGCTCGGACGGTCTCGAAGGCTTCGCCCGGACGTTCCTCGCCGCCGGATTCCGCGTCGCCGGGGAAGCCGGTGCGGACCCGCACGGCTGGCTGGACCGCTACGCGCGGGGCCTCGACGCGGGTACCCGCACGCCGGGACGAGACGGCGCCGAGTCGTGGCCGGTGATCCTCGACTACGACGTGGCCGGGCAGCCGATGGTGGAGTCCGCCTCCGTGGCGCTCGGGCTCCGGCTGACGCGTCCCTGGCTTTGGGACACCCTCGACGGGCGCGTGCGGGACCGGATCGAAGGGTGGCTCCGGGGCGCGCTGCGGCACGTACCCTCGCCGAACAACTGGCACCTGTTCCCCTACACCGTGGCCGGGTTCCTGGAATCGGTGGGCCGCGGCGACGCCGAGACCGCGCGGGCCCGTGACCGGGCGCTGGAACTGCTCGAAGGCTGGTACCGCGGGCACGGCTGGTATGCCGACGGCGACGGGCGGGCCTTCGACTATTACAACGGCTGGGCGCTGCACCTGTACCCGGTGCTGGACGCTCACCTCGCCGGAGTGCCCACGGCACTGGGCGCGCGGCTGCGCGAGCATCTGGGAGCCTTCGCCCTGTGGTTCGGGGGCGACGGCAGTCCCATCCATTTCGGACGATCGTTGACCTACCGGTTCGGCGCGGGGGCTGCCGTCGGGCTGGGCGCGATCACCGCGGAAACCCCGCTGCGACCAGGGGTCTCCCGGCGCCTGCTCAGCGGCGCGCTACGGTACTTCGTCGACCGCGGTGCCGTCGGCGAGGACGGACTGCTGAGCCTGGGCTGGCATGGTCCGCACCGGCCGACCGTGCAGTTCTACTCCGGGCCTGGATCGCCGTACTGGGCGTCGAAGGCGTTCGTGTGCCTGCTCGCACCACCCCAGCACCCACTGTGGACGGCGAGGGAGGAACCCGCGCCCAGCGAGGTCGCCGACACGGCGCTCGCTCTGCCCACGCCGGGACTGTTGCTGCAGTCCACCGCCTCCGACGGGGTGGTCCGGCTGCACAACCACGGCAGCGACCACGTCCGGCCGCGCGAAGCCGAGGCGGCCGATGGTGACGACCCGCACTACGGCCGCTTCGCCTACTCCACCCGCACCGGCCCTACCACGCGGGGCAACGTGGCGGACAACCACTTCGCGGTCGTCGTCGGAGGAGTGCGCAGTGTCCGCCGGCGGATCCATCCGCTCGGCGCGGGCCAGGGTGATGGCTGGGGATGGGGCGCGTCCTGGCATCGCCCGATCTTCGGGCGTGGTCCGGCGGCGGTACCGGGCCTGCGTGTCGAGAGTGTCACCGTGGCTCGCGGGCGCGACGAAGTGCGGGTGCATCGTGTGGTCGGCGCTCCGCCAGGTGCGCGCGCCGAGCAGACGGGCTGGGCGACCGGCCCCGGAGAGTCGGTGCTCCGCCCCCTGGCCGGCTGGAGCCGGCAGGACGAGGTGCGCGCTCCGCACGGTACCGCCTATGTCCCGTGGGCCGTGCTCCCGTGTCTGAGCGCGGACGTTCTCGGCACAGGGGTGCTGGCCGCGCTGGCGGTGCTGGGTGCCGAGGCCGGCGATCCGGTGGCCTCGGCCACCATCGACGGGGTCGAGATCCGCTGGCCGGACGGCTTCGCGGTCGCGATCCGGTTCGACCCGCTCGATGTCGTCCCCGGGTGA
- a CDS encoding hydroxyacid dehydrogenase, whose product MSRPRAALAMATDAASAVLDETALRALRQVCDLADGVLDDFTVPETRETLRDVELLVTGWGCPPLDAAVLAGAPRLRAVAHTAGSVRAHVTGACWDRGIEVSSAAAANAAPVAEYTVAMILMSGKRVLERARGYRAGRVRDDWLAVPRHVGNFRRTVGILSASMIGRRVIELLRPYDLRVLVHDPYVSAAGMARLGAEVVSLTDLFARSDVVSVHAPLLPETRGLVGRELIGSMRPDAVLINTARGAVLDQEALAEATAAGRIRAILDVTEPEVLPPDHPLWDDDNVLITPHLAGSQGNEWGRLAELAIAEVTRWASGEGFAHPVRREQMGVIA is encoded by the coding sequence GTGAGCCGCCCACGCGCCGCGCTCGCGATGGCCACGGACGCGGCGTCGGCCGTCCTCGACGAGACCGCGTTGCGGGCGCTGCGCCAGGTGTGCGACCTCGCCGACGGCGTGCTCGACGACTTCACCGTCCCCGAAACCCGCGAGACGTTGCGCGACGTCGAGCTGCTGGTCACCGGCTGGGGCTGCCCGCCCCTGGACGCCGCGGTGCTCGCCGGTGCACCCCGGCTGCGTGCTGTGGCCCATACAGCCGGGTCGGTCCGCGCGCACGTCACCGGGGCGTGCTGGGATCGGGGGATCGAGGTGAGTTCGGCGGCCGCCGCCAACGCGGCACCGGTGGCCGAGTACACGGTGGCGATGATCCTGATGTCGGGCAAGCGGGTACTCGAACGTGCCCGCGGGTACCGGGCTGGTCGCGTCCGCGACGACTGGCTGGCCGTGCCCCGGCATGTCGGCAACTTCCGGCGGACGGTCGGCATCCTGTCCGCTTCGATGATCGGCCGCCGGGTGATCGAGCTGTTACGCCCGTACGACCTGCGGGTCCTGGTGCACGATCCCTACGTGAGCGCTGCGGGGATGGCCCGGCTCGGGGCCGAGGTGGTCAGCCTGACCGACCTGTTCGCGCGCAGCGACGTCGTCAGTGTCCACGCACCGCTGCTCCCGGAAACGCGCGGGCTGGTCGGGCGCGAGCTGATCGGGTCGATGCGTCCGGACGCCGTGCTGATCAACACCGCGCGCGGCGCCGTGCTCGATCAGGAGGCTCTCGCCGAGGCGACCGCGGCTGGGCGGATCCGCGCGATCCTCGATGTCACCGAACCGGAGGTCCTGCCACCCGACCACCCGCTGTGGGACGACGACAACGTCCTGATCACCCCGCACCTGGCGGGTTCGCAGGGCAACGAATGGGGCCGGCTGGCGGAGCTGGCCATCGCCGAGGTCACCAGGTGGGCGTCCGGCGAGGGGTTCGCTCATCCGGTCCGGCGTGAGCAGATGGGCGTGATCGCGTGA
- a CDS encoding carbohydrate ABC transporter permease encodes MSTRLLSRTAVNTVVGISVLYTLLPVLWLVLAAAKNGDALFSSDLLSWRGFSPLENLRDLLAMDNGIYGRWYANSLLYGVVGAAIGALVSIACGYAFDKYHFRHKEKLFGLVLAAVMVPQTVLALPLYLMASGTELVDTVWAVFVPVLFNPFGVYLGRVFSQGYVPGEIIEAARIDGASELATYFRVALRMLVPGAVTVFLFQLTAIWNNFFLPMVMLSSQQLYPVSLGLYTWNSSATVSPEYYPVVVMGSLLAIIPLLVAFVLLQRFWRSGLTAGAVK; translated from the coding sequence GTGAGCACCAGACTCCTCAGCCGTACGGCCGTCAACACCGTCGTCGGAATCTCGGTGCTGTACACGCTGCTACCGGTGCTGTGGCTGGTGCTCGCCGCGGCGAAGAACGGCGACGCGCTCTTCAGCAGCGATCTGCTTTCCTGGCGCGGGTTCTCCCCGCTGGAGAACCTGCGCGATCTACTCGCGATGGACAACGGCATCTACGGCCGGTGGTATGCCAACAGCCTGCTCTACGGGGTGGTCGGGGCCGCGATCGGTGCACTGGTCAGCATCGCCTGCGGCTACGCCTTCGACAAGTACCACTTCCGGCACAAGGAAAAGCTCTTCGGGCTCGTGCTCGCCGCCGTGATGGTGCCGCAGACCGTGCTCGCGCTCCCGCTCTACCTGATGGCCTCCGGTACCGAGCTGGTCGACACCGTGTGGGCGGTGTTCGTACCGGTGCTGTTCAACCCCTTCGGCGTCTACCTCGGCCGGGTGTTCAGCCAGGGCTACGTGCCCGGCGAGATCATCGAGGCCGCGCGGATCGACGGCGCGAGCGAACTGGCGACCTACTTCCGCGTCGCACTGCGGATGCTGGTCCCCGGAGCGGTGACGGTGTTCCTGTTCCAGCTCACGGCCATCTGGAACAACTTCTTCCTGCCCATGGTGATGCTCTCCAGCCAGCAGCTCTACCCGGTCAGTCTCGGCCTCTACACGTGGAACAGCTCGGCAACCGTCTCGCCCGAGTACTACCCGGTGGTCGTCATGGGCTCGTTGCTGGCGATCATCCCGCTGCTGGTGGCGTTCGTGCTGCTGCAACGGTTCTGGCGGTCCGGGCTCACGGCCGGAGCGGTCAAGTGA
- a CDS encoding carbohydrate ABC transporter permease produces MTITRSRPALRPAPAPVPRRRGRHKELVACAVLMAPFFVLLVTVFLVPVGTAVWLSFFGADQPGLGFGPERTVFVGLRSYLAVLSDPTFLSGLGVIALYSLIYLPLLVVASLGLALLLDSAAARLRSVARLGLFLPHAVPGIIAAIIWLYLYTPGLSPVVELLGKAGITVDFLGIHAVLPAIVNIALWSNLGYNVVIFYAALQAVPREILEAAVVDGAGPIRTALRIKAPLIRASVVMVVLFTLIWSLQLFTEPMLLSQSTPMVTARFSPSMYIYDAAFTRNNYGLAASASVILLACTIALSYGVTRWTNRTREASR; encoded by the coding sequence ATGACGATCACGCGCTCCCGCCCGGCGCTCCGGCCGGCGCCCGCGCCGGTACCCCGGCGACGCGGCCGGCACAAGGAGCTCGTCGCCTGCGCCGTCCTGATGGCCCCGTTCTTCGTCCTGCTGGTGACGGTGTTCCTCGTCCCGGTCGGCACCGCGGTGTGGCTGAGCTTCTTCGGCGCCGACCAACCAGGACTCGGGTTCGGCCCGGAACGGACCGTCTTCGTGGGTCTGCGCAGCTACCTCGCCGTGCTGTCGGACCCGACCTTCCTCAGCGGACTCGGCGTCATCGCGCTCTACAGCCTGATCTACCTGCCGCTGCTGGTCGTCGCGTCCCTCGGCCTCGCCCTGCTGCTGGATTCCGCGGCCGCGCGGCTGCGGTCGGTGGCGCGGCTGGGGCTGTTCCTGCCCCACGCCGTGCCCGGGATCATCGCAGCGATCATCTGGCTCTACCTCTACACTCCCGGACTCAGCCCGGTGGTCGAGCTGCTGGGCAAGGCCGGGATCACGGTGGACTTCCTGGGAATTCACGCGGTTCTCCCGGCGATCGTGAATATCGCCCTGTGGAGCAACCTCGGCTACAACGTGGTCATCTTCTACGCCGCGTTGCAGGCGGTGCCGCGGGAGATACTCGAGGCAGCGGTGGTGGACGGCGCCGGACCCATCCGTACGGCGCTGCGGATCAAGGCCCCGCTGATCCGCGCGTCGGTGGTGATGGTCGTGCTGTTCACGCTGATCTGGTCGCTGCAGCTGTTCACCGAGCCGATGCTGCTGTCGCAGTCAACGCCGATGGTCACCGCACGGTTCTCGCCGAGCATGTACATCTACGACGCCGCGTTCACCCGCAACAACTACGGCCTCGCGGCGTCCGCGTCGGTGATCCTGCTCGCCTGCACAATCGCGCTGTCCTACGGCGTGACGCGCTGGACCAACCGTACCAGGGAGGCGAGTCGGTGA
- a CDS encoding ABC transporter substrate-binding protein codes for MPATRRSVLTASLALPLAAGCSAAGTSASAGPVRITFWSALRGSQQVVNAFNRAQKRIHVDFQQIPSGDQGGYAKLSTAARAGNAPDVATIEYPQVPGFAIDGVARDITDLVSDRLRAKLLPRALGLTTFAGRVFTVPLDVEPMVLHYRTDLFAELGLAVPRTWDEFAAAARRVRDARRRIALFPTDGALQFAAFAWQAGAGWFDTSGGAWNLSLTDGPTRRVAGYWQQLIDDGLVFANASLSREHDAQIGQGRVLARLSGAWDAGAQMTSRPGQRGKWAVAPLPRWDLAHPAVGTHGGSTFAVTRDSAHPEAAMEFIEWQVTHPDALRARLSSGTSSQYPAAPALVDVGRRAFDRSYYGGQDIYRVFEEEAAKIRDGWMWGPRMSATQRVLQDGFARAGAGQGTLLGAVRDAQRATMADLAALGLATTTHGG; via the coding sequence TGGTCGGCATTGCGCGGCAGCCAGCAGGTCGTCAACGCGTTCAACCGCGCGCAGAAACGTATCCACGTCGATTTTCAACAGATCCCGTCCGGGGACCAGGGCGGCTACGCGAAACTGAGCACCGCGGCCCGTGCGGGCAACGCGCCCGACGTTGCCACCATCGAGTACCCGCAGGTGCCCGGTTTCGCGATCGACGGCGTCGCCCGCGATATCACCGACCTGGTCAGTGACCGGCTGCGGGCGAAGCTGCTGCCGCGGGCGCTGGGCCTGACGACGTTCGCCGGGCGGGTGTTCACGGTGCCGCTCGACGTCGAGCCGATGGTGCTGCACTACCGGACCGACCTGTTCGCCGAGCTCGGCCTGGCCGTTCCGCGGACATGGGACGAGTTCGCCGCGGCCGCCCGCAGGGTCCGGGACGCCCGGCGCCGGATCGCGTTGTTCCCGACCGATGGTGCGTTGCAGTTCGCCGCGTTCGCTTGGCAGGCCGGGGCGGGCTGGTTCGACACGTCCGGCGGCGCCTGGAACCTCTCGCTCACCGACGGTCCGACACGCCGTGTCGCCGGGTACTGGCAGCAGCTGATCGACGACGGTTTGGTCTTCGCCAACGCGTCGCTCAGCAGGGAGCACGACGCGCAGATCGGTCAGGGCCGTGTGCTCGCCCGGCTCAGCGGTGCCTGGGACGCGGGCGCGCAGATGACGTCCCGCCCTGGCCAGCGAGGCAAGTGGGCCGTCGCGCCGCTGCCGCGGTGGGACCTCGCGCATCCCGCGGTCGGCACGCACGGGGGCTCGACCTTCGCTGTCACCAGGGACAGTGCTCATCCCGAAGCGGCGATGGAGTTCATCGAATGGCAGGTCACCCATCCCGATGCCCTGCGTGCCAGGCTCTCTAGCGGCACCAGCAGCCAGTACCCGGCCGCGCCCGCGCTCGTCGACGTCGGGCGCAGGGCGTTCGACCGGTCCTACTACGGCGGCCAGGACATCTACCGTGTCTTCGAGGAGGAAGCGGCAAAGATCCGCGACGGTTGGATGTGGGGCCCGCGGATGAGTGCCACCCAGCGTGTGCTGCAGGACGGCTTTGCCAGGGCCGGTGCCGGGCAGGGCACCTTACTCGGCGCGGTCCGCGATGCGCAGCGCGCCACCATGGCGGATCTGGCGGCCCTCGGCCTGGCCACGACCACGCACGGCGGCTGA